CAGGGCACCGGCATCACGGATGTGGACGGAAAGGCTTCGATCATGCCTCTGGAGTATAGCCTGAGCAACAACTATCCCAATCCGTTCAATCCTTCAACCCAGATCGAGTATTCCATTCCTATTTCCAACCCCGTATCGATCGAGGTGTTTAATGCACTTGGTCAAAAAGTCAAGACGCTGGTGAATCGCACGATGACGCCGGGGACGTACCAGGCGGTCTGGAATGGCACAGATGATTCCGGCAACGCCGTTCCGTCCGGCGTCTACTATTGCCGGATGGCTTCGAGCCATTTCAATTCGGTAAAAAAAATGCTGCTGTTGAAATAAGGGTCAAAGAGGGGCAGAGTGCTTCTGCCCCTCTTGATCGGCGAAGGGGACGCACGATCACGGATTGTTACGATGAAAGTGCATCATGGCTGCCGAGGGCGTCACCGTGCAAACACATTTCAGGCGGGCTGTTCCTTTTTTAACGATATTCTTGTTTGCTTTCAGTCTGCGTTTGATCTATTTGCAGGACTATCGAAATCATCCTTTGTTCGCTTTTCCTCAGGTCGACGCTGAGACTTATCTCGCCCAAGCCAAACAGATGGCGGACGGCCGTTTCTTTCAAACCAACCGATACAGCTTTTATCAACCGCCGCTCTACCCGGTCCTGCTCGCCGCGTGCATGTATGGGATCACCACGCAGCTCTATTGGATTCATCTTTTCCAAATGATTCTGGGATCCATCAACTGTCTATTGCTCTACAAGGTGGGCCAGTATTGCTTTCCCTCTTCCGCCGCCCTACTCGCTGCCCTGGCCGCCGGTTGCTATTGGCCGCTGATCTATTTCGACGGCGAGCTGTTGCCGCCCACCGTGGCCATCTTTTTTATCCTGCTAGTTATGTTTTTTTGGTTCAAATTTAATAATTCTGCCAACGGGTTGACGCTTTTCCTGGCTGGAGCCAGTTTAGGATTTGCCGCGCTCACCATTCCCAACATACTTTTATTCGGCTGGACAGCCTGTCCCATCGTTATTTTTTTTCTAAGATCATCCGAAAAGCCCCCCGCCCCGTGGATGCACGCTTTGAAAAGCATGTTGATCTTTGCCGCCGCTTCGATCTTGCCTTTGGCGCCGGTCTCCCTGTATCATTGGCATATTGAAAAAGTTTTCGTGCCGATCTCACATAACGGCGGCCTCAATTTTTACATCGGCAACAGTCCGAAAGCGGAAAACGCGGTCGGCATTCGTCCCGGTGAGGAATGGGATCATTTTATTCAAACTCCACAAAGAGAAAACCCGCATCGTGTTCTTTCCAGCGCCGCGTTTTCAAGGTATTGGTACAAGAAAAGCTGGCAGACTATCAGCCGCCAACCTCTTGATTTTGTGCAGAATACTATGCGCAAACTGTTTTGCCTTCTGGACGCTTATGAAACCAAGCGAAATATGGATATCTATTTTTTTCGAGATAAATTTTCCCCCCTCATGAAATGGCCACTGTTGGGTTTTGGCGTCGTACTGCCTTTCTCGCTTCTTGGCCTGGTCTGGCCGCGGCCGGCAAATCCGCACCGCACTTTTCTCGCCTGGTATCTTTATATCTATGGATTCTCAGTCATTCTTTTTTTCGTCACTGCCCGCCACCGCCTTCCCCTGACGCCGGTGCTTCTGCTGTTTGCCGCTCACGCCTGGATGCAACTGTTTCATCGGTTTCGCGCAAGAAGACCGCCATGGAAGCAAATAGCATTCATCGCTACAACGGCTCTGTGGATTCATCTGGATCCAGCCGGCGTACGCCCCACTCACGCACAGCAGGTGGCCTCGCAAGCGGAGAGCTGGTACTATTGGGCTAGATCCATCGGCGACGCTGCAAACCGGAAAAGCTCCTCGGCGGATCAAGTGACCGGACTGGAGGACGCTATCCGGACTATGCAAGTCTCCGTACAATGCGATTCTTCTTTTTCTTATCCACATACTTTTATCGGCATTTATTCCGTGCAAATCGCCAAGGAGCGGCTTAAAGAGATCGTTTCATCGGACACGCCTGATGATGAAAAACAGCGGCTCCTGGCGCAAGTGACGTCGCGATTAACCTTCGCCGAACGCCATTACCGGCAGGCCCATTTGCTCGCCCCTTACCAGGTCTCTCCGGTTTATAATCTTTGTCTCGCGCTCTACTATCAGAATATAGTCGATTACAATAATCCCTCTCTACCACCCGATGTTTTGCAAGCGGCTATAGTAAGACGGAGTGATGAAATCATCCTTTTTCTGGATCAGCTGCTTCAACAAAAGTATCTCGACGATTCCGCCAGGTATGAGGAGCTTCAATTCAAGGCGGCGATGCAGAGAGAGCAAGTTTTGCAAAGTGCGACTTTTTCTAAAGGCATAAGCTGATGACCAATCGAGTATGCACGTTTTTGTCGGCGGTGATCCTTGCCGTTCAGGTGTCGGCCGCCGGTCAACCGGTCGGTGCCAGGTCTGCTATCTGGACCATCGCATTACCTCCCTCTCTAGCCGAGGATAAAGCTGTTCAAGCGGCACTGGCTGATCTGAACACGATCGCAGAATCCTGCGGAATGCAATTCTCCGCTCCCCAGGCGTTTAGTGCTTTGCCAGGGCAGGTCGCTGTACTCAGCCGCGTTGGAGGAAAGAAAGCGGTTGATCTGCTTCGACCCTATAAAACCACATGGATGCCGGTGCACCACCCTGAAGGCTTTAAAATATTGACGGTAGGTCAAGAGCCGAATAAAGCTTTGCTCATTTCCGGCGGATCCCCGCTCGGCGTCGCATACGGCTTCTATTGGCTTTATGACCGCATGCGCGTGAATAAAAACCTTCCAGACCTCATGGTCGAAAAAGAGCCTTCGTTGACCATTCGCATGACCCGCAGTATGGTCGCCAACAAAGACGACCTGCATCGAGCTTTGCGTTTCGGACTGAACACGGTGTTTGGCGAAAACCCTCTCAATCTGATTCCCTGGGATTCTGAACCAGAGGGCCGCGAGAACGCTGCAAAACGGGAAACCGCCAAAGCATTGATCGAGTACGCGCACGCCTTGCACATGAAATATCTGGCCTTTGGCACTGATTTCACTTTTCATCCCTCTCTGCTGCAAGAGTTCAAGGCGACCTTATCCCCCGATGATCCCGCGTTCTGGGAAGCGGTGCAGGCGAAATACCGCCGGCTTTTTCATGCACTGCCGGAACTGGACGGTCTGGCAA
This is a stretch of genomic DNA from bacterium. It encodes these proteins:
- a CDS encoding glycosyltransferase family 39 protein, with protein sequence MFAFSLRLIYLQDYRNHPLFAFPQVDAETYLAQAKQMADGRFFQTNRYSFYQPPLYPVLLAACMYGITTQLYWIHLFQMILGSINCLLLYKVGQYCFPSSAALLAALAAGCYWPLIYFDGELLPPTVAIFFILLVMFFWFKFNNSANGLTLFLAGASLGFAALTIPNILLFGWTACPIVIFFLRSSEKPPAPWMHALKSMLIFAAASILPLAPVSLYHWHIEKVFVPISHNGGLNFYIGNSPKAENAVGIRPGEEWDHFIQTPQRENPHRVLSSAAFSRYWYKKSWQTISRQPLDFVQNTMRKLFCLLDAYETKRNMDIYFFRDKFSPLMKWPLLGFGVVLPFSLLGLVWPRPANPHRTFLAWYLYIYGFSVILFFVTARHRLPLTPVLLLFAAHAWMQLFHRFRARRPPWKQIAFIATTALWIHLDPAGVRPTHAQQVASQAESWYYWARSIGDAANRKSSSADQVTGLEDAIRTMQVSVQCDSSFSYPHTFIGIYSVQIAKERLKEIVSSDTPDDEKQRLLAQVTSRLTFAERHYRQAHLLAPYQVSPVYNLCLALYYQNIVDYNNPSLPPDVLQAAIVRRSDEIILFLDQLLQQKYLDDSARYEELQFKAAMQREQVLQSATFSKGIS